From the genome of Populus alba chromosome 10, ASM523922v2, whole genome shotgun sequence, one region includes:
- the LOC118059755 gene encoding uncharacterized protein isoform X6 yields the protein MASDNPSQPELATKAREEGEVSSSSNDNQNPICSAAPSADAINPPASARTILVPPMNKFTLANRAGKANFSTNPARSADPNLQTSQQPNNNKSFDKNRVPHVSANPGKFASSGADDSLVIRFFSDDESGSESEDGEDKSLKTKLNMTVVNENGRLPSTSSTKSSMSQQATRNANSIPKKSSMSCSFNSSMTKTNRVANSRGAGSSSVGQGSQVKNFNSIKRNLASLEHGLELGGDLNSSKVRDLRQQIALRERELKLKAASQNKESPSVSGKDYKSTNISIAAARKSNAAFYEVGQLAPKEPDRKRLKVGGSYSKQLNSDGQQKMLATTYNLPSKEQAPESSGLQDRNMDDYSQKERLMKVTESNVVKWERQDCRRVDISSAKLPAFLCVAASNVNHNSSQSDMSRMQSADSNPVKNCGTQPPASLLKTSTSGQNLINSFEHLQGIYGDKPSCQASLNLNPWNCLGTVNVADHRSIDMHLVEMEESLDKELDEAQEHRRKCEIEERNALKAYQKSQRALIEANSRCTELYRKRELYSTHFRSLIVNDSNLFLPSRQHEHIGTRVNCGNNVSRNVNLTPSPNDQMQPEYDGCNQPGYDSVTGAPSNLLYQHVNGHSLGSEPCSELDASTSEPLPHNSLIAANGVSFQSNDSNISADEDEETFPLDHETDQRSFKIQQGDQNSVGRENHTDYPPNKNPSVHASQDSLILESKLRSKLFARLPIRTFSKNGGSSTVEPADEPGTEIDNESERTLGSNSSVRLSEAQKNQHYDLEGNDKPETIMSELPVQIQSHEKNSSNFHSAADSKDNFTGGHQLTTSIISSPPLVLRSAFAQMKVMYPMTLIESQSIKSQQNYTRGGFSGEGGCMDSEEIQCDKAIANTKEEGLKDICGTEIGTFTHNVAVDPFWPLCLYELRGKCNNDECPWQHARDFTDQNAHQNQHDDSDSADFQVGLTLHQQKSNSGTELSKCHIALIPPSYLVGFNMLRSDSHKSVIAPRNGQCWQKQFSICLALSSLLQKDLLVDQPSFRANDGCIEVRGSWNGQTSYFQSRKSIANHLNQALASSVLSLEMALLILSQEADKLEGMKKSLSLLSRAIEVDPTSEALWMMYLLIYYSNIESVGKDDMFSYAVKNNNRSYGLWLVYIDSRIHLDDRLVAYNAALTALCHHASAFDRGNVYASACILDLFLQMMDCLCMSGNVGKAIQKIQGLFPVAANSDEPPSHLLSDILTCLTISDKYIFWVCCVYLVIYRKLPDAIVQRFECEKELLAIEWPSVYLQNEEKQRAVKLVEMAVDSVKVSVNSESLDSDTNVRLAQQFALCHIRCTLVLDGPACCQNLLGKYMKLCPSCVELVLLSSRLQTNGTGGVSFKGFEGAISNWPKEVPGIHCIWNQYIEYALQKEGPNFAKELTVHWFNSVSKVRYPLNEILDTVDGNSSHGLLELASASNPDSLTSSSNQMEIMFGLINLSLAKLLHNDHMEAHVAIDRALKAAPPQYIKHCLREHAVFLLNYGSQLKKDAPVSEQLKILNGYLKDAQALPVYEPLSRRFIDSIEKPKVQQLIRNILSPVSSDFSLVNFVLEAWYGPTLLPPKSNQPKELVDFVEAIFEIVPSNYPLAFSVCKLLCRGYSSVNVASDSVLYWVCSILVNAIFHAIPIPPEYAWVEAAGILGDISGIELISDRFYKKALSAHPFSVKLWTCYYNLSKTRGYASTVVQKARERGIQVG from the exons ATGGCGTCAGATAACCCTAGTCAACCAGAGCTCGCGACTAAAGCAAGAGAAGAAGGAGAGGTCTCTTCTTCATCCAACGACAAC CAAAATCCTATTTGCTCTGCCGCACCATCTGCTGATGCTATTAACCCGCCTGCTTCTGCAAGGACCATTCTGGTTCCTCCAATGAACAAATTCACTTTAGCCAATCGGGCTG GTAAGGCCAATTTTAGCACCAATCCCGCAAGATCTGCTGATCCCAATCTCCAAACATCACAACAACCAAATAATAACAAGAGCTTTGACAAAAACAGAGTGCCACACGTATCTGCTAATCCTGGAAAGTTTGCATCTTCAGGGGCTGATGATAGCCTAGTGATAAGATTTTTTTCAGATGATGAAAGTGGCAGTGAATCTGAAGATGGAGAAGACAAATCTTTAAAAACTAAACTGAACATGACCGTGGTTAATGAAAATGGAAGGCTGCCCTCAACTTCATCCACAAAATCAAGCATGTCACAGCAGGCTACAAGAAATGCGAACAGTATTCccaagaaatcatcaatgaGTTGCTCATTTAACTCATCAATGACAAAGACAAACAGAGTTGCCAATTCCAGGGGTGCTGGCTCCTCATCTGTTGGGCAAGGTTCtcaagtaaaaaattttaattccatCAAAAGAAATCTTGCAAGCCTAGAGCATGGTCTTGAGCTAGGTGGGGATTTGAACAGCTCTAAAGTTCGGGACTTGAGGCAGCAGATTGCACTTCGGGAAAGGGAACTAAAGCTTAAGGCAGCTTCACAAAACAAGGAATCTCCTTCAGTTTCTGGCAAGGATTACAAGTCTACAAACATCTCTATTGCTGCAGCCAGAAAGTCTAATGCAGCTTTTTATGAAGTTGGGCAATTAGCACCAAAAGAACCAGACAGGAAACGCTTAAAAGTTGGTGGATCTTATTCTAAACAGTTAAATTCAGATGGCCAACAAAAAATGCTTGCAACAACATATAATTTACCTTCGAAGGAACAAGCACCGGAGAGCAGTGGTTTGCAGGATAGAAATATGGATGATTATAGCCAGAAGGAAAGGCTGATGAAAGTAACAGAGTCAAATGTAGTTAAATGGGAAAGGCAAGACTGTAGGCGGGTGGATATTTCATCAGCAAAGCTACCTG CTTTTTTATGCGTTGCAGCTTCTAATGTCAATCATAATTCCAGCCAGTCTGACATGAGCAGAATGCAG AGCGCTGACTCAAATCCGGTGAAGAATTGTGGAACCCAGCCACCAGCTTCCTTGTTAAAGACATCAACTAGTGGGCAGAATTTAATAAACAGCTTTGAGCATCTGCAAGGCATATACGGTGACAAGCCTTCTTGTCAA GCATCTCTGAATTTAAACCCTTGGAATTGTTTGGGAACTGTAAATGTGGCAGATCATAGAAGCATAGATATGCATCTTGTTGAAATGGAGGAATCATTAGACAAGGAGCTGGATGAAGCACAAGAGCACAGGCGCAaatgtgaaattgaagaaagaaatgcaCTTAAAGCTTATCAAAAATCACAGAGGGCTTTGATTGAGGCTAATTCTAGATGTACAGAACTTTATCGCAAGAGGGAACTCTACTCTACTCATTTTCGATCTCTCATTGTGAATGATTCCAATTTGTTTTTGCCCTCCAGGCAGCATGAGCACATTGGAACTAGGGTGAATTGTGGAAACAATGTATCTAGAAATGTAAATTTAACACCCTCACCAAATGATCAGATGCAGCCTGAGTATGATGGTTGTAACCAGCCTGGGTATGATTCAGTCACCGGTGCTCCCTCAAATTTACTTTATCAGCATGTAAATGGCCATAGTCTGGGATCTGAGCCATGCAGTGAACTGGATGCTAGTACATCAGAGCCATTGCCCCACAACAGCCTGATTGCTGCTAATGGAGTAAGCTTTCAATCCAATGATTCTAATATTTCAgcagatgaagatgaagaaacaTTTCCATTGGACCATGAGACCGATCAGCGTAGCTTCAAAATTCAGCAAGGAGATCAAAATTCTGTGGGAAGGGAAAACCACACAGATTATCCCCCAAACAAAAATCCCTCTGTTCATGCGTCTCAGGATTCTTTGATTCTTGAATCAAAATTAAGATCCAAACTATTTGCACGATTACCAATCAGAACCTTTTCAAAGAATGGTGGTTCATCCACCGTGGAGCCTGCAGATGAACCAGGGACTGAAATTGACAACGAAAGTGAAAGAACCCTGGGAAGCAATAGCAGTGTGCGATTGTCAGAGGCacagaaaaatcaacattatGACCTTGAAG GCAATGATAAGCCTGAAACAATAATGTCTGAGCTTCCTGTTCAGATTCAGAGCCATGAAAAGAATTCTTCAAATTTTCATTCTGCTGCTGATTCCAAGGACAATTTCACAGGAGGTCATCAGTTGACAACGTCAATCATATCTTCACCTCCTTTAGTATTGAGGAGTGCATTTGCTCAAATGAAAGTTATGTACCCAATGACTTTAATAGAATCACAAAGTATAAAAAGTCAACAAAATTATACCCGTGGTGGTTTCAGTGGAGAGGGTGGTTGCATGGATTCTGAGGAAATCCAGTGTGACAAGGCGATAGCAAACACAAAGGAGGAGGGTCTAAAGGATATATGCGGAACTGAAATTGGCACATTTACCCACAATGTTGCGGTTGACCCATTTTGGCCACTCTGCTTGTATGAACTTAGAGGAAAATGCAACAATGATGAATGCCCTTGGCAACATGCTAGGGACTTCACTGATCAAAATGCGCATCAAAATCAGCACGATGATTCTGATAGTGCTG ATTTTCAGGTTGGATTAACACTGCATCAACAAAAAAGTAATAGTGGAACAGAACTTTCCAAGTGTCACATTGCATTGATTCCAccatcttatcttgttggcttcAATATGTTGAGATCTGATTCACATAAATCTGTCATTGCACCGAGAAATGGTCAGTGCTGGCAAAAACAGTTCAGTATTTGCTTAGCTCTATCAAGTTTGCTTCAAAAAGATTTACTTGTtgatcagccttctttccgtgCTAATGATGGTTGTATTGAGGTCCGTGGGAGTTGGAATGGACAAACATCATACTTTCAGAGTAGAAAGAGCATAGCG AATCATCTCAATCAAGCATTAGCCAGCAGCGTGCTGTCCCTTGAAATGGCTCTTCTTATTCTCAGTCAGGAGGCTGACAAACTGGAGGGTATGAAAAAG TCTCTCTCCCTGCTGTCACGAGCTATTGAGGTTGATCCAACATCTGAAGCTCTGTGGATGATGTATCTGCTCATTTACTACAGCAACATTGAGTCTGTTGGGAAGGATGACATGTTCTCCTATGCg gttaaaaacaacaacagatcCTATGGACTTTGGCTCGTGTACATTGACAGTCGTATACATCTTGATGATCGACTGGTTGCGTATAATGCTGCCCTCACAGCGCTTTGCCACCATGCATCTGCTTTTGATAGGGGCAATGTGTATGCTAGTGCATGCATCTTAGATCTGTTTTTACAGATGATGGATTGTTTGTGCATGTCTGGGAATGTTGGCAAGGCCATTCAGAAAATCCAAGGACTCTTCCCTGTGGCAGCTAATTCAGATGAGCCTCCCTCTCATTTGCTCTCTGATATCCTCACATGCTTAACGATTTCTGACAAATATATCTTCTGGGTTTGTTGTGTGTACTTAGTTATTTACAGGAAGTTACCTGATGCTATTGTACAGCGGTTTGAATGTGAGAAAGAACTCCTTGCAATTGAATGGCCTTCTGTTTATTTACAAAATGAAGAGAAGCAGAGGGCTGTTAAGCTCGTTGAGATGGCTGTGGATTCTGTTAAAGTGTCTGTCAATAGTGAATCACTTGATAGTGACACAAATGTCAGACTGGCTCAACAATTTGCTCTCTGCCATATTAGGTGTACGCTAGTTCTTGATGGTCCAGCTTGCTGTCAGAATTTGTTGGGCAAGTATATGAAGTTGTGCCCATCCTGTGTAGAACTTGTTCTTTTGTCATCAAGGCTTCAAACAAATGGCACAGGTGGTGTGAGTTTTAAAGGGTTTGAGGGAGCCATTAGTAATTGGCCAAAAGAAGTCCCTGGAATTCATTGTATCTGGAATCAATATATTGAGTATGCCCTCCAAAAAGAAGGTCCCAATTTTGCAAAAGAACTGACTGTTCACTGGTTTAACTCTGTTTCAAAAGTTAGATATCCTCTGAATGAAATTTTGGATACAGTGGATGGTAATAGCTCACATGGATTATTGGAATTGGCTTCAGCATCAAATCCAGACTCTCTGACATCCAGTTCTAATCAGATGGAAATAATGTTTGGATTAATTAATCTCTCTCTTGCCAAATTGTTGCACAATGACCACATGGAAGCTCACGTTGCCATTGACAGGGCATTGAAGGCTGCACCTCCACAGTACATCAAACATTGCTTGAGAGAACATGCTGTGTTCCTGCTTAACTATGGGTCACAATTAAAGAAGGATGCCCCAGTCAGTgagcaattaaaaattttgaatggtTATTTGAAAGATGCCCAGGCTCTCCCAGTTTATGAACCACTATCTAGACGATTCATTGACAGCATTGAGAAGCCAAAAGTTCAGCAGCTAATCCGTAACATACTGAGTCCAGTTTCATCTGACTTCTCTTTGGTGAATTTTGTACTTGAAGCGTGGTATGGTCCCACTCTTTTACCCCCAAAGTCAAACCAGCCAAAGGAATTGGTGGATTTTGTTGAAGCCATCTTTGAGATAGTGCCATCCAACTACCCGTTAGCATTTTCTGTTTGTAAGCTCTTGTGCAGAGGCTACAGCTCTGTTAATGTTGCTTCTGATAGTGTCCTGTACTGGGTATGCTCAATCTTGGTCAATGCAATCTTTCATGCTATTCCAATACCACCAGAATATGCATGGGTTGAAGCTGCGGGTATTTTGGGTGATATTTCAGGTATCGAGCTCATTTCTGATAGGTTTTACAAGAAAGCTTTATCTGCACATCCATTCTCTGTGAAGTTGTGGACTTGCTATTATAATCTATCAAAGACCAGAGGATATGCAAGCACTGTTGTCCAAAAAGCAAGAGAGAGGGGTATTCAAGTTGGTTGA
- the LOC118059755 gene encoding uncharacterized protein isoform X1 has product MASDNPSQPELATKAREEGEVSSSSNDNQNPICSAAPSADAINPPASARTILVPPMNKFTLANRAGKANFSTNPARSADPNLQTSQQPNNNKSFDKNRVPHVSANPGKFASSGADDSLVIRFFSDDESGSESEDGEDKSLKTKLNMTVVNENGRLPSTSSTKSSMSQQATRNANSIPKKSSMSCSFNSSMTKTNRVANSRGAGSSSVGQGSQVKNFNSIKRNLASLEHGLELGGDLNSSKVRDLRQQIALRERELKLKAASQNKESPSVSGKDYKSTNISIAAARKSNAAFYEVGQLAPKEPDRKRLKVGGSYSKQLNSDGQQKMLATTYNLPSKEQAPESSGLQDRNMDDYSQKERLMKVTESNVVKWERQDCRRVDISSAKLPAFLCVAASNVNHNSSQSDMSRMQVDPSVVLNQTPPLTNANTNTLPENRKSADSNPVKNCGTQPPASLLKTSTSGQNLINSFEHLQGIYGDKPSCQASLNLNPWNCLGTVNVADHRSIDMHLVEMEESLDKELDEAQEHRRKCEIEERNALKAYQKSQRALIEANSRCTELYRKRELYSTHFRSLIVNDSNLFLPSRQHEHIGTRVNCGNNVSRNVNLTPSPNDQMQPEYDGCNQPGYDSVTGAPSNLLYQHVNGHSLGSEPCSELDASTSEPLPHNSLIAANGVSFQSNDSNISADEDEETFPLDHETDQRSFKIQQGDQNSVGRENHTDYPPNKNPSVHASQDSLILESKLRSKLFARLPIRTFSKNGGSSTVEPADEPGTEIDNESERTLGSNSSVRLSEAQKNQHYDLEGNDKPETIMSELPVQIQSHEKNSSNFHSAADSKDNFTGGHQLTTSIISSPPLVLRSAFAQMKVMYPMTLIESQSIKSQQNYTRGGFSGEGGCMDSEEIQCDKAIANTKEEGLKDICGTEIGTFTHNVAVDPFWPLCLYELRGKCNNDECPWQHARDFTDQNAHQNQHDDSDSADFQVGLTLHQQKSNSGTELSKCHIALIPPSYLVGFNMLRSDSHKSVIAPRNGQCWQKQFSICLALSSLLQKDLLVDQPSFRANDGCIEVRGSWNGQTSYFQSRKSIANHLNQALASSVLSLEMALLILSQEADKLEGMKKSLSLLSRAIEVDPTSEALWMMYLLIYYSNIESVGKDDMFSYAVKNNNRSYGLWLVYIDSRIHLDDRLVAYNAALTALCHHASAFDRGNVYASACILDLFLQMMDCLCMSGNVGKAIQKIQGLFPVAANSDEPPSHLLSDILTCLTISDKYIFWVCCVYLVIYRKLPDAIVQRFECEKELLAIEWPSVYLQNEEKQRAVKLVEMAVDSVKVSVNSESLDSDTNVRLAQQFALCHIRCTLVLDGPACCQNLLGKYMKLCPSCVELVLLSSRLQTNGTGGVSFKGFEGAISNWPKEVPGIHCIWNQYIEYALQKEGPNFAKELTVHWFNSVSKVRYPLNEILDTVDGNSSHGLLELASASNPDSLTSSSNQMEIMFGLINLSLAKLLHNDHMEAHVAIDRALKAAPPQYIKHCLREHAVFLLNYGSQLKKDAPVSEQLKILNGYLKDAQALPVYEPLSRRFIDSIEKPKVQQLIRNILSPVSSDFSLVNFVLEAWYGPTLLPPKSNQPKELVDFVEAIFEIVPSNYPLAFSVCKLLCRGYSSVNVASDSVLYWVCSILVNAIFHAIPIPPEYAWVEAAGILGDISGIELISDRFYKKALSAHPFSVKLWTCYYNLSKTRGYASTVVQKARERGIQVG; this is encoded by the exons ATGGCGTCAGATAACCCTAGTCAACCAGAGCTCGCGACTAAAGCAAGAGAAGAAGGAGAGGTCTCTTCTTCATCCAACGACAAC CAAAATCCTATTTGCTCTGCCGCACCATCTGCTGATGCTATTAACCCGCCTGCTTCTGCAAGGACCATTCTGGTTCCTCCAATGAACAAATTCACTTTAGCCAATCGGGCTG GTAAGGCCAATTTTAGCACCAATCCCGCAAGATCTGCTGATCCCAATCTCCAAACATCACAACAACCAAATAATAACAAGAGCTTTGACAAAAACAGAGTGCCACACGTATCTGCTAATCCTGGAAAGTTTGCATCTTCAGGGGCTGATGATAGCCTAGTGATAAGATTTTTTTCAGATGATGAAAGTGGCAGTGAATCTGAAGATGGAGAAGACAAATCTTTAAAAACTAAACTGAACATGACCGTGGTTAATGAAAATGGAAGGCTGCCCTCAACTTCATCCACAAAATCAAGCATGTCACAGCAGGCTACAAGAAATGCGAACAGTATTCccaagaaatcatcaatgaGTTGCTCATTTAACTCATCAATGACAAAGACAAACAGAGTTGCCAATTCCAGGGGTGCTGGCTCCTCATCTGTTGGGCAAGGTTCtcaagtaaaaaattttaattccatCAAAAGAAATCTTGCAAGCCTAGAGCATGGTCTTGAGCTAGGTGGGGATTTGAACAGCTCTAAAGTTCGGGACTTGAGGCAGCAGATTGCACTTCGGGAAAGGGAACTAAAGCTTAAGGCAGCTTCACAAAACAAGGAATCTCCTTCAGTTTCTGGCAAGGATTACAAGTCTACAAACATCTCTATTGCTGCAGCCAGAAAGTCTAATGCAGCTTTTTATGAAGTTGGGCAATTAGCACCAAAAGAACCAGACAGGAAACGCTTAAAAGTTGGTGGATCTTATTCTAAACAGTTAAATTCAGATGGCCAACAAAAAATGCTTGCAACAACATATAATTTACCTTCGAAGGAACAAGCACCGGAGAGCAGTGGTTTGCAGGATAGAAATATGGATGATTATAGCCAGAAGGAAAGGCTGATGAAAGTAACAGAGTCAAATGTAGTTAAATGGGAAAGGCAAGACTGTAGGCGGGTGGATATTTCATCAGCAAAGCTACCTG CTTTTTTATGCGTTGCAGCTTCTAATGTCAATCATAATTCCAGCCAGTCTGACATGAGCAGAATGCAGGTGGATCCTTCTGTTGTATTGAACCAGACCCCACCACTAACTAATGCAAATACTAATACTTTACCAGAGAATAGA AAGAGCGCTGACTCAAATCCGGTGAAGAATTGTGGAACCCAGCCACCAGCTTCCTTGTTAAAGACATCAACTAGTGGGCAGAATTTAATAAACAGCTTTGAGCATCTGCAAGGCATATACGGTGACAAGCCTTCTTGTCAA GCATCTCTGAATTTAAACCCTTGGAATTGTTTGGGAACTGTAAATGTGGCAGATCATAGAAGCATAGATATGCATCTTGTTGAAATGGAGGAATCATTAGACAAGGAGCTGGATGAAGCACAAGAGCACAGGCGCAaatgtgaaattgaagaaagaaatgcaCTTAAAGCTTATCAAAAATCACAGAGGGCTTTGATTGAGGCTAATTCTAGATGTACAGAACTTTATCGCAAGAGGGAACTCTACTCTACTCATTTTCGATCTCTCATTGTGAATGATTCCAATTTGTTTTTGCCCTCCAGGCAGCATGAGCACATTGGAACTAGGGTGAATTGTGGAAACAATGTATCTAGAAATGTAAATTTAACACCCTCACCAAATGATCAGATGCAGCCTGAGTATGATGGTTGTAACCAGCCTGGGTATGATTCAGTCACCGGTGCTCCCTCAAATTTACTTTATCAGCATGTAAATGGCCATAGTCTGGGATCTGAGCCATGCAGTGAACTGGATGCTAGTACATCAGAGCCATTGCCCCACAACAGCCTGATTGCTGCTAATGGAGTAAGCTTTCAATCCAATGATTCTAATATTTCAgcagatgaagatgaagaaacaTTTCCATTGGACCATGAGACCGATCAGCGTAGCTTCAAAATTCAGCAAGGAGATCAAAATTCTGTGGGAAGGGAAAACCACACAGATTATCCCCCAAACAAAAATCCCTCTGTTCATGCGTCTCAGGATTCTTTGATTCTTGAATCAAAATTAAGATCCAAACTATTTGCACGATTACCAATCAGAACCTTTTCAAAGAATGGTGGTTCATCCACCGTGGAGCCTGCAGATGAACCAGGGACTGAAATTGACAACGAAAGTGAAAGAACCCTGGGAAGCAATAGCAGTGTGCGATTGTCAGAGGCacagaaaaatcaacattatGACCTTGAAG GCAATGATAAGCCTGAAACAATAATGTCTGAGCTTCCTGTTCAGATTCAGAGCCATGAAAAGAATTCTTCAAATTTTCATTCTGCTGCTGATTCCAAGGACAATTTCACAGGAGGTCATCAGTTGACAACGTCAATCATATCTTCACCTCCTTTAGTATTGAGGAGTGCATTTGCTCAAATGAAAGTTATGTACCCAATGACTTTAATAGAATCACAAAGTATAAAAAGTCAACAAAATTATACCCGTGGTGGTTTCAGTGGAGAGGGTGGTTGCATGGATTCTGAGGAAATCCAGTGTGACAAGGCGATAGCAAACACAAAGGAGGAGGGTCTAAAGGATATATGCGGAACTGAAATTGGCACATTTACCCACAATGTTGCGGTTGACCCATTTTGGCCACTCTGCTTGTATGAACTTAGAGGAAAATGCAACAATGATGAATGCCCTTGGCAACATGCTAGGGACTTCACTGATCAAAATGCGCATCAAAATCAGCACGATGATTCTGATAGTGCTG ATTTTCAGGTTGGATTAACACTGCATCAACAAAAAAGTAATAGTGGAACAGAACTTTCCAAGTGTCACATTGCATTGATTCCAccatcttatcttgttggcttcAATATGTTGAGATCTGATTCACATAAATCTGTCATTGCACCGAGAAATGGTCAGTGCTGGCAAAAACAGTTCAGTATTTGCTTAGCTCTATCAAGTTTGCTTCAAAAAGATTTACTTGTtgatcagccttctttccgtgCTAATGATGGTTGTATTGAGGTCCGTGGGAGTTGGAATGGACAAACATCATACTTTCAGAGTAGAAAGAGCATAGCG AATCATCTCAATCAAGCATTAGCCAGCAGCGTGCTGTCCCTTGAAATGGCTCTTCTTATTCTCAGTCAGGAGGCTGACAAACTGGAGGGTATGAAAAAG TCTCTCTCCCTGCTGTCACGAGCTATTGAGGTTGATCCAACATCTGAAGCTCTGTGGATGATGTATCTGCTCATTTACTACAGCAACATTGAGTCTGTTGGGAAGGATGACATGTTCTCCTATGCg gttaaaaacaacaacagatcCTATGGACTTTGGCTCGTGTACATTGACAGTCGTATACATCTTGATGATCGACTGGTTGCGTATAATGCTGCCCTCACAGCGCTTTGCCACCATGCATCTGCTTTTGATAGGGGCAATGTGTATGCTAGTGCATGCATCTTAGATCTGTTTTTACAGATGATGGATTGTTTGTGCATGTCTGGGAATGTTGGCAAGGCCATTCAGAAAATCCAAGGACTCTTCCCTGTGGCAGCTAATTCAGATGAGCCTCCCTCTCATTTGCTCTCTGATATCCTCACATGCTTAACGATTTCTGACAAATATATCTTCTGGGTTTGTTGTGTGTACTTAGTTATTTACAGGAAGTTACCTGATGCTATTGTACAGCGGTTTGAATGTGAGAAAGAACTCCTTGCAATTGAATGGCCTTCTGTTTATTTACAAAATGAAGAGAAGCAGAGGGCTGTTAAGCTCGTTGAGATGGCTGTGGATTCTGTTAAAGTGTCTGTCAATAGTGAATCACTTGATAGTGACACAAATGTCAGACTGGCTCAACAATTTGCTCTCTGCCATATTAGGTGTACGCTAGTTCTTGATGGTCCAGCTTGCTGTCAGAATTTGTTGGGCAAGTATATGAAGTTGTGCCCATCCTGTGTAGAACTTGTTCTTTTGTCATCAAGGCTTCAAACAAATGGCACAGGTGGTGTGAGTTTTAAAGGGTTTGAGGGAGCCATTAGTAATTGGCCAAAAGAAGTCCCTGGAATTCATTGTATCTGGAATCAATATATTGAGTATGCCCTCCAAAAAGAAGGTCCCAATTTTGCAAAAGAACTGACTGTTCACTGGTTTAACTCTGTTTCAAAAGTTAGATATCCTCTGAATGAAATTTTGGATACAGTGGATGGTAATAGCTCACATGGATTATTGGAATTGGCTTCAGCATCAAATCCAGACTCTCTGACATCCAGTTCTAATCAGATGGAAATAATGTTTGGATTAATTAATCTCTCTCTTGCCAAATTGTTGCACAATGACCACATGGAAGCTCACGTTGCCATTGACAGGGCATTGAAGGCTGCACCTCCACAGTACATCAAACATTGCTTGAGAGAACATGCTGTGTTCCTGCTTAACTATGGGTCACAATTAAAGAAGGATGCCCCAGTCAGTgagcaattaaaaattttgaatggtTATTTGAAAGATGCCCAGGCTCTCCCAGTTTATGAACCACTATCTAGACGATTCATTGACAGCATTGAGAAGCCAAAAGTTCAGCAGCTAATCCGTAACATACTGAGTCCAGTTTCATCTGACTTCTCTTTGGTGAATTTTGTACTTGAAGCGTGGTATGGTCCCACTCTTTTACCCCCAAAGTCAAACCAGCCAAAGGAATTGGTGGATTTTGTTGAAGCCATCTTTGAGATAGTGCCATCCAACTACCCGTTAGCATTTTCTGTTTGTAAGCTCTTGTGCAGAGGCTACAGCTCTGTTAATGTTGCTTCTGATAGTGTCCTGTACTGGGTATGCTCAATCTTGGTCAATGCAATCTTTCATGCTATTCCAATACCACCAGAATATGCATGGGTTGAAGCTGCGGGTATTTTGGGTGATATTTCAGGTATCGAGCTCATTTCTGATAGGTTTTACAAGAAAGCTTTATCTGCACATCCATTCTCTGTGAAGTTGTGGACTTGCTATTATAATCTATCAAAGACCAGAGGATATGCAAGCACTGTTGTCCAAAAAGCAAGAGAGAGGGGTATTCAAGTTGGTTGA